From a single Sediminibacterium sp. KACHI17 genomic region:
- a CDS encoding transglycosylase domain-containing protein → MSKSVRIFWRIFFWTLGGGLVFLLMINFGLLGRMPSINDIENPTASLASQVYAQDGTLMGKYYLEDRINVQYKDISKHVVNALVATEDERFYDHSGIDPRSLGRALIFLGREGGASTITMQTAKNLFTDNWGTRNIFLRIIQKIKESVIAVKLERNFTKEEIITIYLNTVAFGDNVFGIRNAAKTFFQKEPDRLNIEESAVLIGMLKGATIYNPRRNPKLALDRRNTVINQMVRNEYLTEAEAAILKRKPIELNYKKLDETAGLGPYFRMILGEEMKKWCKENKKSNGDNYNLYRDGLKIYTTINPRMQQYAEEAVAKHMNYMQKLFNTQANIRNGSIWKGYENVLETAMKQSDRWRNLDREGMSAEEIRKTFFEKTPMRVFAYNSSRETDTTMTPYDSIRYHRQMLQAGFMVMDPLTGEIKAWVGGIGFKSFKYDHVNFNTKRQVGSTMKPLLYSLAIEEAGFTPNTTVYDEQQSFGQYGLVPATSRSCQGGAMPMASALAFSRNCASAYIMKQLDGEGNNGAKRLVDFLERCDFKTKIEPYPSIALGSCEISLYEMMQGFSMFPGRGFNVKPMYITRIEDRNGNVLATFTPKRKEVISEVTAYSVVKMMQGTVQVGTGRGIWGYGMPAVENAGKTGTTNENSDGWFMGYTPQLMGGAWVGADDRFIHFNKESANGQGGRAAMPIWAYFFAKAAADPNCGIDKSATFVKPDVMSNDIVIDYLNDSTPILGGEGEDVGTGTSEDYEIPQNIKLEDIGAESDIKPATPKTPEKKDTKGNTPPPPAEKPKAVLPKKPGGGK, encoded by the coding sequence ATGTCAAAATCTGTTCGCATTTTCTGGCGCATTTTTTTCTGGACGCTGGGTGGAGGTTTGGTCTTCTTGTTGATGATCAACTTTGGTCTATTAGGAAGAATGCCCTCGATCAATGATATTGAAAATCCAACTGCCTCATTGGCCAGTCAGGTGTATGCACAGGATGGTACGCTGATGGGAAAATACTATCTGGAAGATCGTATCAATGTACAATACAAAGATATCAGCAAGCATGTTGTGAATGCTTTGGTTGCAACTGAAGATGAACGTTTCTATGATCACAGCGGTATCGACCCTCGTTCATTGGGAAGGGCATTGATCTTTTTAGGAAGAGAAGGAGGTGCCAGTACCATTACCATGCAAACCGCAAAAAACCTATTTACAGACAACTGGGGTACGCGTAATATTTTTCTTCGCATCATCCAGAAGATAAAAGAGTCTGTGATCGCGGTAAAACTTGAACGCAATTTTACCAAGGAAGAGATCATTACCATCTATTTGAATACTGTTGCATTTGGAGACAATGTCTTTGGCATACGTAATGCGGCCAAAACTTTCTTCCAAAAAGAACCAGACAGATTGAACATTGAAGAGTCTGCTGTTTTGATCGGTATGTTGAAAGGTGCTACGATCTATAACCCCAGAAGAAATCCGAAACTGGCATTGGACAGAAGAAATACCGTGATCAATCAAATGGTTCGGAATGAATACCTGACGGAAGCAGAAGCCGCTATTTTGAAAAGAAAGCCTATCGAACTGAATTATAAAAAACTGGATGAAACAGCAGGTCTCGGCCCCTACTTCCGAATGATCTTAGGCGAGGAAATGAAAAAGTGGTGTAAGGAAAATAAAAAAAGCAACGGCGATAATTACAATCTGTACCGCGATGGCTTGAAGATCTATACCACCATCAATCCCAGAATGCAGCAATATGCTGAAGAAGCGGTTGCAAAGCATATGAACTATATGCAAAAGCTTTTCAATACACAAGCCAATATCCGAAACGGAAGTATCTGGAAGGGATATGAGAATGTATTGGAAACAGCCATGAAACAAAGTGATCGCTGGAGAAATTTAGACAGAGAAGGAATGAGTGCGGAAGAGATCAGAAAAACATTCTTCGAAAAGACCCCGATGCGTGTATTTGCTTATAACAGTAGTCGTGAGACGGATACCACCATGACACCTTATGACTCGATCCGTTATCACAGGCAAATGTTACAAGCAGGTTTTATGGTGATGGATCCATTAACTGGCGAGATCAAAGCATGGGTTGGTGGCATTGGATTCAAGTCATTCAAATATGATCACGTTAACTTCAATACAAAACGTCAGGTAGGTTCTACCATGAAGCCTTTGTTGTATAGTTTGGCAATCGAAGAAGCTGGATTCACACCCAATACAACCGTCTATGATGAACAACAAAGTTTTGGTCAGTATGGATTGGTACCTGCTACCAGCAGATCTTGTCAGGGTGGCGCTATGCCAATGGCTTCTGCACTTGCTTTTTCAAGAAACTGTGCATCCGCCTATATCATGAAGCAGTTAGATGGTGAAGGGAATAACGGAGCGAAGCGATTGGTAGATTTCTTAGAGCGCTGTGATTTTAAAACCAAGATCGAGCCTTATCCTTCTATTGCATTGGGTTCCTGTGAAATTTCATTGTACGAAATGATGCAGGGCTTCAGCATGTTCCCGGGCAGGGGCTTTAATGTAAAGCCAATGTATATCACCAGAATAGAAGACAGAAACGGAAATGTATTGGCCACATTCACTCCAAAAAGAAAAGAGGTGATCAGCGAAGTGACCGCTTATTCTGTGGTGAAGATGATGCAGGGAACAGTGCAAGTAGGTACAGGACGGGGTATCTGGGGCTATGGCATGCCTGCTGTTGAGAACGCAGGAAAGACCGGAACCACGAATGAAAACAGTGATGGTTGGTTTATGGGATATACACCACAGTTAATGGGTGGTGCATGGGTAGGTGCTGATGATCGCTTTATACACTTCAATAAAGAAAGTGCGAATGGACAAGGGGGAAGAGCTGCGATGCCGATATGGGCATACTTCTTTGCAAAAGCTGCTGCAGATCCGAATTGTGGTATTGACAAAAGTGCAACTTTTGTTAAACCTGATGTGATGAGCAACGATATTGTGATTGATTATCTCAATGACTCAACACCAATATTAGGTGGCGAAGGAGAAGATGTTGGAACGGGTACTTCCGAAGATTATGAGATCCCGCAGAATATCAAGTTGGAAGATATTGGTGCAGAATCAGACATTAAACCAGCTACACCTAAAACACCGGAGAAAAAAGATACAAAAGGAAATACACCGCCCCCACCGGCAGAAAAACCAAAAGCCGTACTGCCTAAAAAGCCGGGTGGTGGAAAATAG
- a CDS encoding HAD family hydrolase, with protein MNSLKVIAFDADDTLWVNEPYFRETEDRFCELLEDYLPHHSVARELLHTEIKNISLYGYGVKGFMLSMIETALEVSNKTVPVEIIEKCIQLGKELLDKPMVLLEGVEEVLAALKGKYRLVVATKGDLLDQERKLIKSGLSYYFHHIEIMSEKKEADYQKLIKHLDIAPESFMMLGNSLKSDVIPVLALNGHAVHIPYHTTWAHETVDGDIKHPNFRQVNAIKEVLSFL; from the coding sequence ATGAATTCATTGAAAGTTATTGCCTTTGACGCAGATGATACTTTGTGGGTGAATGAACCCTATTTCAGAGAAACCGAGGATCGATTCTGTGAGTTATTAGAAGATTATTTGCCGCATCATTCAGTTGCACGTGAATTATTACATACTGAGATCAAGAATATCAGCTTGTATGGTTATGGTGTGAAAGGATTTATGCTGAGCATGATCGAAACCGCATTGGAAGTATCTAATAAAACTGTTCCCGTTGAGATCATCGAAAAATGTATCCAATTGGGTAAAGAATTATTGGACAAGCCGATGGTTTTACTGGAAGGCGTTGAAGAAGTATTAGCAGCACTTAAAGGAAAATATCGCTTGGTTGTTGCAACCAAAGGTGACTTATTGGACCAGGAAAGAAAGCTGATCAAATCAGGACTTTCATATTATTTTCATCATATAGAAATCATGTCGGAAAAGAAGGAGGCTGATTATCAAAAACTGATCAAGCATCTGGATATTGCGCCCGAATCATTTATGATGTTGGGTAATTCATTAAAGTCGGATGTGATTCCAGTGTTAGCATTGAATGGTCATGCTGTTCATATTCCTTATCATACTACCTGGGCACATGAAACGGTGGATGGTGATATCAAACATCCTAATTTTAGGCAAGTGAATGCCATTAAAGAAGTTTTATCTTTCCTTTAG
- a CDS encoding chloramphenicol acetyltransferase, producing the protein MKTLLDIENWNRKDQFHFFNQFEEPFFGLTIQIDCTEAYAKAKASGYSFFLYYLHLSLKAANQIEPFRYRISDGNVYLYDKVNASPTINRPDGTFGFSYMDYHPDFENFAEAAKTTMEEVRNSKGLIPAVSGENVIHYSSIPWINFTSLSHARSFSFKDSCPKISFGKMTEVNGRKQMPISIHVHHALMDGFHVGQYIDLYQALLSDQ; encoded by the coding sequence ATGAAAACACTACTTGACATAGAAAACTGGAATCGTAAAGACCAGTTTCATTTTTTTAACCAATTTGAAGAGCCCTTTTTTGGTCTTACGATACAAATAGATTGTACTGAAGCCTATGCAAAGGCTAAAGCGAGTGGATATTCTTTCTTTTTATATTACCTGCACTTGTCATTGAAAGCGGCCAATCAAATCGAACCTTTCAGGTATAGGATCTCTGATGGCAACGTGTATCTGTATGATAAGGTGAATGCCTCTCCCACCATTAACAGACCGGATGGTACTTTTGGTTTCTCGTATATGGATTATCATCCTGACTTTGAAAATTTTGCTGAAGCCGCAAAGACGACCATGGAAGAAGTAAGAAATAGTAAGGGCTTGATCCCTGCTGTTTCCGGAGAAAATGTGATCCACTATTCATCGATCCCATGGATCAATTTTACCAGTTTGTCTCATGCCAGAAGTTTTTCTTTTAAAGATTCTTGTCCAAAGATCTCATTTGGTAAAATGACTGAAGTGAATGGCAGAAAACAGATGCCCATCTCCATTCATGTTCATCATGCATTGATGGATGGTTTCCATGTTGGACAATACATTGACCTTTATCAAGCGTTATTATCAGACCAATAA
- the porQ gene encoding type IX secretion system protein PorQ, translated as MVYRIFLLLTLSVCLISAGAQTLGGNAVFGFLKQANTAQLTALGGINITTSGKDVGMSFHNPALLRKEMNRQVNTSFNAFIAGISNYSISAGYHLTEAKTNIGFGINYLNYGSIDQTDASGNIIGRFNPRDYVIQVMASRSHKEKWWYGTTIKFIHSGYGLFRSSGLAMDIGLNYHDPEKGLQAGIAVKNIGTQFNTYAGSGSKEELPFDLQAGVTKKLQNAPVQFSLTLHELHRFNNFYNDTLFRAGEGDDNFSKKNTLQKIFNHVVLGVQFFPDEKIEISTGYHFQRRQELNGFNISNGLNGFSAGAGVILPKLQIRYATGFYQRQMFHQFSLNFNLKGENL; from the coding sequence GTGGTGTACAGGATATTTCTTTTATTGACCTTATCAGTTTGTTTGATCTCCGCAGGTGCCCAAACCTTAGGAGGTAATGCTGTATTTGGTTTTCTTAAACAAGCCAATACCGCACAACTAACGGCATTGGGCGGTATCAACATCACTACTAGCGGGAAAGATGTCGGGATGAGTTTTCATAACCCCGCTTTATTACGAAAGGAGATGAATCGTCAAGTCAATACTTCTTTCAATGCATTTATCGCCGGTATCAGTAATTACAGTATCAGTGCCGGGTATCATTTAACAGAGGCTAAGACCAATATTGGATTCGGTATCAATTACCTGAACTATGGCAGCATCGATCAAACCGATGCATCCGGTAATATCATTGGGCGATTCAATCCACGCGATTATGTGATTCAGGTGATGGCATCGAGAAGCCATAAAGAAAAATGGTGGTATGGAACTACGATCAAGTTTATTCATTCCGGTTATGGACTTTTTCGTTCTTCCGGACTAGCGATGGATATCGGATTGAATTATCATGATCCTGAGAAAGGACTACAGGCAGGCATTGCCGTAAAAAATATCGGTACACAATTCAATACTTATGCTGGATCCGGCAGTAAAGAAGAACTGCCTTTTGATCTGCAGGCAGGAGTTACAAAGAAATTGCAAAATGCACCGGTGCAATTTTCATTGACACTGCATGAATTGCATCGGTTCAATAATTTTTATAACGACACACTTTTTAGAGCCGGTGAAGGGGATGATAATTTCAGCAAAAAAAATACCCTGCAAAAAATCTTTAACCATGTTGTGCTGGGAGTACAATTTTTTCCGGATGAAAAAATTGAGATCAGTACCGGATATCATTTTCAACGCAGACAGGAATTGAATGGTTTCAATATCAGCAATGGATTGAATGGATTTTCCGCAGGAGCCGGTGTGATTCTTCCCAAATTACAGATACGCTATGCCACAGGCTTTTATCAACGCCAGATGTTTCATCAGTTCTCTTTGAATTTTAATTTGAAAGGGGAGAACCTGTAA
- the lon gene encoding endopeptidase La has product MPIIPINETDGEFDKDTIIPETLPILPLRNTVLFPGVVLPITVGRDKSIKAVNEAYKSDKLVGVVAQKDANIEDPEPKDLCAIGTIAKIIKLIKMPDGGTTIIIQGKKRFELLKMDSEDPYFRASIRMLADDEVPSHEDFDAIVSSIKDLATQIIQLSPNLPTEASIILKNIENPSFLINFVSSNLNSELAEKQGLLEINDIHQRAEKLIQILQRELQFAELKDKVTNKTRTEIDKQQRDYFLQQQLKSIKEELGGDTNEREIAEMKKKAEGKKWPDAAKNLFKSGIEKLERMHPSTPDYSVVYNHLDLMLDLPWNEHTDDNYDLKNAQKVLDIDHYGMTKIKSRILEYLAVLKLKGDMKSPILCFLGPPGIGKTSLGRSIAHAIGRKYVRLSLGGMHDESEIRGHRKTYIGAMPGRILQNIRKCKSSNPVMILDEIDKIGNDFRGDPSSALLEVLDPEQNNTFYDNYLELEYDLSKVLFIATANNLQNIQPALRDRLEIIDLSGYAVEEKVEIAKRHLLPKQKEAHGLSKVNIKINDKVLEKVIENYTRESGVRELDRQLAALMRYQAKELAIKNKVKSTLTLQDVEKILGQARYSNEIYKTANMPGVAVGLAWTYVGGDILFIETILGEGKGELKLTGNLGNVMKESASTALSYLQANARKYGIDPEEFSKKAIHIHVPEGAVPKDGPSAGITMLTSLASAFTGRKVKPYLAMTGEITLRGQVLPVGGIKEKVLAAKRSGLKEIILCWQNEKDVKEIEGDYIKGVEFHYVKTMQQVVDIALV; this is encoded by the coding sequence ATGCCCATCATTCCCATCAATGAAACAGATGGTGAATTCGATAAGGATACCATTATTCCTGAAACCCTTCCAATTTTACCCTTGCGCAATACCGTTCTTTTTCCGGGTGTGGTATTACCCATTACGGTCGGACGTGATAAAAGCATTAAGGCAGTGAATGAAGCCTACAAATCAGATAAGCTGGTAGGCGTTGTGGCACAAAAAGATGCCAATATCGAGGATCCGGAACCCAAAGACCTTTGCGCCATTGGTACCATCGCCAAGATCATCAAGCTCATCAAAATGCCTGATGGCGGTACAACCATCATCATTCAGGGTAAGAAACGATTTGAATTGCTCAAAATGGATTCAGAAGATCCTTATTTCAGAGCATCTATTCGTATGCTCGCAGATGATGAGGTACCTTCTCATGAAGATTTTGATGCCATCGTTAGCAGTATCAAAGACCTGGCAACACAGATCATTCAATTATCGCCCAATTTGCCAACAGAGGCATCGATCATCCTTAAGAATATTGAAAACCCTTCCTTCCTCATCAACTTTGTTAGCAGTAACCTGAATAGTGAGCTGGCAGAGAAACAAGGTTTACTGGAAATCAATGATATCCATCAGCGGGCTGAGAAGCTGATCCAGATACTTCAGCGCGAACTTCAGTTTGCCGAGTTGAAAGATAAAGTGACCAATAAAACAAGAACTGAGATCGATAAACAGCAAAGAGATTATTTCCTTCAACAGCAACTGAAAAGCATCAAAGAAGAGTTGGGGGGTGATACCAATGAACGTGAGATCGCTGAAATGAAGAAAAAAGCAGAAGGTAAAAAATGGCCTGATGCTGCTAAAAACCTGTTCAAATCAGGCATTGAGAAATTAGAGCGTATGCATCCCAGTACACCAGATTATTCTGTGGTGTACAATCACCTCGATCTGATGCTTGATCTCCCATGGAATGAACATACCGATGACAACTACGATCTGAAAAATGCACAGAAAGTACTTGACATCGATCATTATGGCATGACCAAGATCAAAAGCCGTATCCTGGAATACCTCGCCGTGCTGAAGTTGAAAGGTGACATGAAGAGCCCGATACTTTGTTTCCTAGGCCCTCCTGGTATCGGTAAAACTTCTTTAGGACGTTCTATTGCTCATGCGATCGGTAGAAAATATGTTCGTTTGAGCTTGGGTGGTATGCATGATGAGAGTGAGATCCGCGGTCACAGAAAAACATATATCGGCGCCATGCCTGGCAGGATCTTACAGAATATCCGCAAGTGCAAATCATCTAATCCGGTAATGATACTGGATGAAATTGATAAGATCGGGAATGATTTCAGGGGTGATCCATCCTCTGCTTTATTGGAAGTACTGGATCCGGAACAGAATAATACATTCTATGATAATTACCTGGAGCTGGAATATGATCTGAGTAAAGTATTGTTTATTGCCACCGCCAATAATCTTCAAAATATTCAGCCGGCCCTGCGCGACCGTCTGGAGATCATTGACCTCAGCGGATATGCGGTTGAAGAAAAAGTAGAGATCGCCAAACGTCACCTGCTTCCTAAACAAAAAGAAGCACATGGATTGTCCAAAGTGAATATCAAGATCAATGACAAAGTATTGGAAAAAGTCATTGAAAATTATACACGTGAAAGTGGGGTACGTGAACTGGACAGACAGCTTGCAGCATTGATGCGTTATCAGGCGAAAGAACTGGCGATCAAAAACAAGGTAAAATCAACACTCACTTTACAGGACGTTGAGAAAATACTCGGTCAGGCACGATATAGCAATGAGATCTATAAAACCGCCAACATGCCGGGCGTAGCAGTTGGTCTTGCCTGGACTTATGTGGGTGGTGATATCTTATTTATTGAAACCATTCTGGGAGAAGGAAAGGGCGAGCTTAAACTCACGGGTAATTTGGGGAATGTGATGAAAGAAAGTGCCAGCACGGCCTTGAGCTATTTGCAAGCCAATGCTCGGAAATATGGTATCGATCCGGAAGAATTTTCAAAAAAAGCCATTCATATCCATGTGCCGGAAGGGGCCGTTCCAAAAGATGGTCCGAGCGCCGGAATTACCATGCTTACCTCTTTGGCTTCAGCTTTTACCGGACGGAAAGTAAAGCCATATTTGGCCATGACCGGTGAAATCACACTTCGCGGACAGGTGTTACCGGTAGGAGGTATCAAAGAAAAAGTACTGGCAGCTAAACGATCAGGTCTGAAAGAGATCATCCTTTGCTGGCAGAATGAAAAAGATGTAAAAGAGATCGAAGGAGATTATATCAAAGGGGTAGAATTTCATTACGTGAAGACGATGCAGCAGGTAGTAGATATTGCACTCGTATGA
- the der gene encoding ribosome biogenesis GTPase Der yields MDYTVAIVGRPNVGKSTFFNRLLEKRKAIVDDISGVTRDRQYGIADWNGKVFNLIDTGGFVPNTEDIFEKEIRKQVKIAIDEANAIIFMVDVATGITDLDEAMADMLRRTTKPVYVVVNKVDNGTRELEATEFYSLGFAHNFFISSISGSGTGELMDAIAAGISDADSAEVLEEDQLPKFAIIGQPNVGKSSLLNALIGEERTIVSDIAGTTRDTIHTHYKLFQKEFILIDTAGIRKKSKEKDDLEFYSIIRAIKAMDEADVCLLVLDADKGITAQDVTIFSLATRKGKGVVVLVNKWDLIEKETNTARDYEKTLKSKIAPFTDVPVLFISVKDKTRIFKAIEMALEVYDNKKRKIPTSQLNDVMLKAVQAYHAPVVRGNTVKIKYVTQLPTVVPSFAFFTNYPDDIKMPYRNYLENQLRSNFNFKGVPVRIFFRKK; encoded by the coding sequence ATGGATTATACAGTTGCAATTGTTGGAAGACCGAACGTCGGTAAGAGTACATTCTTTAATCGTTTATTAGAAAAAAGAAAAGCCATTGTGGATGATATCAGTGGGGTTACACGTGACCGTCAGTATGGTATCGCTGACTGGAATGGTAAAGTGTTCAACCTGATCGATACTGGTGGATTTGTGCCCAACACAGAAGATATTTTCGAAAAGGAGATCCGTAAGCAGGTGAAAATCGCCATTGATGAGGCCAATGCCATCATCTTCATGGTAGATGTCGCAACCGGCATCACTGACCTGGATGAGGCAATGGCAGATATGCTCAGACGTACCACCAAGCCGGTTTATGTAGTCGTAAACAAGGTCGATAATGGAACACGAGAGCTGGAAGCTACTGAATTTTATAGTTTAGGTTTCGCTCATAACTTCTTCATTAGCAGTATTTCCGGTAGTGGAACAGGAGAGTTGATGGATGCCATTGCAGCTGGGATATCTGATGCAGACTCAGCGGAGGTATTGGAGGAAGATCAGCTTCCAAAGTTTGCGATCATCGGGCAACCCAACGTGGGGAAATCGTCATTGCTGAACGCATTGATCGGTGAGGAGAGAACGATCGTGAGTGATATCGCTGGTACAACCAGGGATACCATTCATACGCACTATAAGTTATTCCAAAAGGAATTTATTCTGATTGATACCGCCGGTATCCGAAAGAAAAGTAAAGAAAAGGATGATCTAGAGTTTTATTCGATCATCAGGGCCATAAAAGCGATGGATGAGGCAGATGTCTGTTTATTGGTATTGGATGCTGATAAAGGAATCACTGCCCAGGATGTCACCATTTTTAGCTTGGCCACACGAAAAGGAAAAGGTGTGGTAGTATTAGTAAATAAGTGGGATCTCATTGAAAAAGAGACAAATACGGCACGTGATTACGAAAAAACTTTAAAGTCGAAGATCGCTCCGTTTACCGATGTACCGGTGTTGTTTATCTCTGTGAAAGATAAAACCCGCATCTTCAAAGCCATCGAAATGGCCCTTGAAGTGTACGATAATAAGAAACGTAAGATCCCAACCTCACAACTCAACGATGTGATGTTGAAAGCGGTGCAGGCATACCATGCTCCTGTAGTTAGGGGTAATACAGTAAAAATTAAATATGTGACACAATTACCGACCGTGGTACCATCTTTTGCCTTTTTCACGAACTATCCGGATGATATTAAGATGCCTTATCGCAATTATTTGGAGAATCAACTCCGCTCAAACTTTAATTTTAAAGGAGTGCCGGTCAGAATTTTCTTCAGAAAAAAGTAA
- the era gene encoding GTPase Era, whose translation MKSGFVNIFGRPNAGKSTLLNALVGEKMAIVSPRVQTTRHRIKAFLNKPGEYQIIFSDTPGIIDPKYKLHQRMMDSVKGALEDADLALLMVDANDDFQECDAIFSSLRLKVPALLVLNKIDTAANGKIAEAEAFFGTKPYCKQLIKISALQKIHLQKLLDVILALLPEGVPFYSEEDLSDLPTKFFVGEMIREKIYELFGDEIPYHTAVMVNEFKEKETLVKIQADIIVQRESQKAIIIGDKGKMIREVGTLARKDIEAFIGRKVFLELFIKVRPKWRDNEMQLNEYGYQ comes from the coding sequence ATGAAATCAGGTTTCGTTAACATATTTGGTCGTCCCAACGCGGGTAAAAGCACTTTGCTGAATGCCTTGGTGGGAGAGAAAATGGCCATTGTATCCCCAAGGGTACAAACCACGCGGCATCGTATCAAGGCTTTTTTGAACAAGCCGGGTGAGTATCAGATCATTTTTTCCGATACCCCGGGAATCATTGATCCTAAGTATAAGCTTCATCAGCGCATGATGGACTCCGTAAAAGGAGCTTTGGAAGATGCGGATCTGGCTTTATTGATGGTGGATGCTAATGATGATTTTCAGGAATGCGATGCAATTTTTTCCTCTCTGCGTCTAAAAGTACCTGCATTATTGGTCCTGAATAAGATCGATACGGCCGCAAATGGTAAGATCGCAGAGGCAGAGGCTTTCTTCGGTACCAAGCCCTATTGCAAGCAATTGATCAAAATATCCGCGCTTCAAAAGATCCATCTACAAAAACTGCTGGATGTCATTCTGGCATTATTACCTGAAGGGGTTCCTTTTTATAGTGAAGAAGACCTAAGTGATCTGCCTACCAAGTTTTTTGTAGGGGAAATGATCCGCGAGAAGATCTATGAGTTATTTGGTGATGAGATACCCTATCATACCGCAGTCATGGTAAATGAATTCAAGGAAAAGGAAACCCTTGTCAAAATTCAGGCGGATATCATTGTGCAAAGAGAGAGTCAGAAAGCGATCATTATTGGCGATAAAGGCAAGATGATCAGGGAGGTAGGAACATTGGCCAGAAAAGATATTGAAGCCTTTATTGGCCGTAAAGTCTTTCTTGAACTTTTTATTAAAGTGAGACCGAAATGGAGAGACAATGAAATGCAATTAAATGAATATGGATATCAATAA
- a CDS encoding GIY-YIG nuclease family protein, producing the protein MFTVYILYSESYDKIYIGYTGNLEERLKSHNELGKKGWTRLYRPWKLIHFEDFETKQEALCREKALKSGKGREWIRNTFSL; encoded by the coding sequence ATGTTTACAGTCTATATTTTGTATTCGGAGTCCTATGATAAAATCTACATAGGATATACCGGAAACTTAGAAGAAAGGCTTAAATCACATAACGAGCTTGGTAAGAAAGGTTGGACAAGATTGTATCGACCATGGAAATTGATTCATTTTGAAGATTTTGAGACCAAGCAAGAAGCTCTTTGTAGAGAGAAGGCACTAAAGTCAGGAAAAGGAAGAGAATGGATCAGAAATACATTTTCTCTTTAA
- a CDS encoding head GIN domain-containing protein has protein sequence MKRFILFIMLVSTAMVGLSQVEKNLVYDGNAEVRNHQGFTAIEVSSAIDLYISQGSEEAVAVSANDDEILKRIRTEMRGSVLRIYFDGKGLNWRKWNNNKMKAYVTFKSITGIEASGACNVKVSGKIKSDQLRIQMSGASDFKGEVEGENLKLEASGASRIQVTGTVTKLNIDANGASDVRCYDLNSDYCKIDATGASVARISVNKELSAQASGASSVYYKGEGLIRDINTSGGASIKRRSGD, from the coding sequence ATGAAACGATTTATACTTTTTATCATGTTGGTATCAACCGCCATGGTAGGATTGTCACAGGTAGAAAAGAACCTGGTATATGATGGAAATGCTGAAGTGAGAAATCATCAGGGCTTTACTGCGATCGAAGTTTCCAGCGCCATTGATCTGTATATTTCACAGGGATCAGAAGAAGCGGTAGCTGTGAGTGCCAATGATGATGAAATACTGAAAAGAATCCGTACGGAAATGCGTGGGAGTGTACTACGTATCTATTTCGACGGAAAAGGGTTGAACTGGCGTAAGTGGAATAATAATAAGATGAAGGCTTATGTTACGTTCAAATCGATCACAGGTATTGAAGCTTCAGGAGCATGTAATGTAAAAGTATCGGGTAAGATCAAATCAGATCAATTGCGTATTCAAATGTCGGGTGCCAGTGATTTTAAAGGCGAAGTAGAAGGAGAGAACTTAAAGCTGGAAGCATCCGGTGCATCCAGAATTCAGGTAACGGGTACTGTTACTAAACTGAATATTGATGCGAATGGAGCCAGTGATGTTCGTTGTTATGATCTGAACAGTGATTATTGTAAGATCGATGCTACAGGTGCTTCTGTTGCAAGGATCAGTGTCAATAAAGAATTAAGTGCCCAAGCGAGTGGTGCCAGCTCTGTATATTATAAGGGTGAAGGATTGATACGAGACATTAATACCAGTGGCGGAGCTTCTATCAAAAGAAGAAGTGGTGATTAA